In Bradyrhizobium manausense, the sequence TGTCTTCGTTCGGGTCCTTCATGGTCCGCAAAAAGGGTCAGCGCATCGGCCGCAATCCGAAGACCGGCACCGAGGTGCCGATCTCGCCGCGCCGGGTGATGGTGTTCAAGCCGTCGGCGATCCTGAAGCAGCGGATCAACGCCCAGCACCGCACCAATGGCGATGCCAGCAAGGCTCAACCCGAGGCGTAAGTCGCGCCTACGCGAAGGATTTGGCATTTGGACAAGGCGCCGGATGCGTTCCGAACGATCAGCGAAGTAGCGCAGGAACTCGACATTCCGCAGCACGTGCTGCGGTTCTGGGAGACGCGTTTCTCCCAGATCAAGCCGATGAAGCGCAGCGGCGGCCGCCGGTATTACCGGCCCGACGATGTCGACCTGCTCAAGGGCATCCGTCGGCTGCTCTACGGGGAGGGCTATACCATCCGCGGGGTGCAGCGGATCCTGAAGGAGCACGGCGTCAAATCGGTGCAGGGGCTGGCCGACGGCTCGGCCGCGGTCTCGTTCGGGGCGATCGAGGATGCCATCGGCGCGAGCCTGATGGAGCCCGACGACGAGGCCCCCATCAAGGGCGTCGCCGATAGCGACGATGACGACTACCAGGGCGACGAAGAGGAAGGAATCGACTTCCGCTTCACGGAGGTCGACGACGAGGACATTCTCACCACCTTCCGCAAGGGCGGCGCCCCCGCCGCGCCCGCCGGCCCCAGTGCGCTAGATCGGGAGCGGCTTGGCAAGGCACTTGCCGACCTCGTCGCGTGCCGGGACATGCTCGATCAGGCGCTGAACGACGGGTGAGGACCTTTCGCCGGCTTTACGGGCAGTTCCGGGGCTTGGGTGAGAACACCAAAATGCTGTGACCTTGCCTTGCGCAAAGCAGCGATCCTAGCTAATGGAACGACGTTCGGAGCGTGGCGCAGCCCGGTTAGCGCACTAGTCTGGGAGACTAGGGGTCGGAGGTTCAAATCCTCTCGCTCCGACCATTTTCTTCAAAGTAGGGCCGAATGCTTGCGCGATCACTGATCGGCAAGTGACCCTGTATGTTCCGGGCAATCCAATGTCAGCGGCTGGCGGTCAGCACTGATTGCGGGACACGGCTGCTCCGCAGGAGTCCTGCCGCGGGCCCAGGTCGGAACGGCGAAGGCAAGTTGATATTGCCCCATCGTGTCCACGAATGAGGCTTGCGCGCTCTCCAGGCGCTGGGCCAACCCGCTGACGTTCAGGTCCAGGCCCGCGTCGACGGCCAAAAGAAAAATGGACACGCATGCAATCGTCGCGGCGACCGTGATGGCCTTCCATTCTGGTGACTTAATCATCTGATTTTCTCAGGTATATTCCCTGCCCGGATAGGTAGTGCTCCCTTGCAGAATTCAACCCCCTCGCACGGCTCGCGTGCACGGGTTTTTGAAATGCGACAATTTTGCAACGAGGTCGCGCCGAGGATCGGCCTCATGGCGAATGCTAGGTGGAAGGACGCAAGAACCCCACCACCATCCGCGTCGTCTCGTCCACCAGCGTCCGCACCGTCTTCTCCGACAGTATCTCGGCCTGGTTCAGCACCGTGTTGTGGGCAACCGCTTCGATCGCGCTGACGCAGATGAAGGTTGCGATATCGAGGTCGATCTTGCGCATCTCCTTGCGGCGGCTGTCGAGATAGGCGCGCACCAGGGTGTGGACCTCGCGGTTGAAGGCTTCGACGTCGAGCTTTCCGGCGCGGGGGATCTGCTCGGCAAGCACCCGATGCAGTCCGGGGTTGACGCGGTGCGCGTCGATCGCGACGGTGACGAGGCGGCGTACGGCTTTTTCGATCGGCATGTCCATGATTTCGGTGAGCGTCGTGCGGACGATCCCCATGATCTCATCGTGATGACGGTCGATCACGGCGGCGACCAGCGCCTCCTTGCTCGGGAAATATTGATAGAGCGAGCCGACGCTGACACCGGCGATTTCGGCGATCCGGTTGGTGCTGGTCTTCTCAAAGCCTTCGCGCACCAGAATGCGAGCAGTTGCCTCGACCAGTGCATCGACGGTGGCGCGGGATCGTTCCTGCGAGGCATTTTTGCGGGGTTTTGTCGGCGGCTTGCGCGCCATGATCCTGCATTCCGAATGCGAGTAGGAAAAGCGAGTGAATGCTCGCATTATAGCCAGCGTCGGCACCCGATGGATAGTAGCAATCGGCCGGGCGCAGCAAATGAGGGCAGGAGCATGAGCGTTGCGAAGATGCTGTCGATCGGGCGGCTTTGCGAATGCAGTTTCTTGCAGGCGAAATCTTCAAACGATCCTGCGCCGAGCTTGCAGAGCCGCCTTTTCAACCTGCTGCTCGGGCTGCTTCCCTACAAGCAGCAGCTTGCCTCCGCCGAGGCCGTGCAGGCGCATGTGCAGAAGCTCGCGTCGGAGCCGGTCTCGTTTGAGCCCCCAGATCTGGGCCGCGGCGTCGAGGTGACGCTGACGAAGATGGGGGGATGGCCGGTCTATTACACCGCGCCGTCGTCGGGCCATGAGGGCTGCAACCACGTGATGTTCCTGCACGGGGGCGGCTACATCAACGAGATCGTGCCGGCGCATTGGCGCTTTGTCGGCCGGATGACGCGCAAGGCAGGCGTCGTCTGCGTCGTGCCGATCTATCCGCTTGTGCCGCGCGCGACCGCGAAAGACGTGGTGCCGGCGACGGCCGAACTGCTCAGGATGCTGCTTGAGGATGCGGGGCCGGCAAAGGTTACGGTGGTCGGCAACTCGGCCGGCGCGGGCCTCGCGCTTGCCGCGTGCCAATGGCTGCGTGATCGCGGGCATCGACAGCCGAACCGGCTGATCCTGATCTCGCCCGCGGCCGATGCGTCGATCAGCCGTCCGGAGCAGATGGAGATCGCATCGCGCGATCCGATCCAGGATATTCCGGGGATCATAGAGGTGGGGCGGCTCTATGCCGGCGAGCTCGATGTCGGCCATCCCTTCGTCAGCCCGCTGAACGGCGCATTCCGTTTCCTCGCGCCGATGACGATCTTCTCAGGCACGCGCGATCTGCTCTATCCCGATAGCGTCGATCTCGCCGCGCGGGCGCGGGCGGCGGGTGTGCCGATCGAGCTGCATCTGTGGCGTGACCAGCCGCACAATTACGCGCTGATGCCGACACCGGAGGGCCGGCGGGCGCGTGCGATAATTCTGCGGGCAGTGACTTGAAGGGGGCGTGACCGTCGTCACAATGCGTCTCTGCGAGACTTCGGAGCTGGCGAGCAGTTGGCGCGGCCTCGCGCCGATCGTTTCGCGCGAAGGGCAAGAGCGGCCCCCGGGGCGTTTCCTCGGTATCGTTTTGCGGGGCCTTAGGCGTGGCCCTTGATCTCGTAGTGGCCCGGCACGCATTTGTAGCGGTCGAGGCGCCAGTTGTTGTGATAGATCGGATGCTCGCCCATCCATTTTGCGAGCGGAGCCTGTGCACCGACTGCACACGCCATCATCGACATATCGGGTGTCATGTTACTGTCGGTCACGATCTCCTCGACACAGATGCCTGAGGCCGCAGCGCCAAGCCGGCAGAGCACGGCAACGACGGTAATGAACATTCCAG encodes:
- a CDS encoding alpha/beta fold hydrolase; translation: MSVAKMLSIGRLCECSFLQAKSSNDPAPSLQSRLFNLLLGLLPYKQQLASAEAVQAHVQKLASEPVSFEPPDLGRGVEVTLTKMGGWPVYYTAPSSGHEGCNHVMFLHGGGYINEIVPAHWRFVGRMTRKAGVVCVVPIYPLVPRATAKDVVPATAELLRMLLEDAGPAKVTVVGNSAGAGLALAACQWLRDRGHRQPNRLILISPAADASISRPEQMEIASRDPIQDIPGIIEVGRLYAGELDVGHPFVSPLNGAFRFLAPMTIFSGTRDLLYPDSVDLAARARAAGVPIELHLWRDQPHNYALMPTPEGRRARAIILRAVT
- a CDS encoding MerR family transcriptional regulator; translated protein: MDKAPDAFRTISEVAQELDIPQHVLRFWETRFSQIKPMKRSGGRRYYRPDDVDLLKGIRRLLYGEGYTIRGVQRILKEHGVKSVQGLADGSAAVSFGAIEDAIGASLMEPDDEAPIKGVADSDDDDYQGDEEEGIDFRFTEVDDEDILTTFRKGGAPAAPAGPSALDRERLGKALADLVACRDMLDQALNDG
- a CDS encoding integration host factor subunit alpha, encoding MTDQSKTVTRVDLCEAVYQKVGLSRTESSAFVELVLKEITDCLEKGETVKLSSFGSFMVRKKGQRIGRNPKTGTEVPISPRRVMVFKPSAILKQRINAQHRTNGDASKAQPEA
- a CDS encoding TetR/AcrR family transcriptional regulator — protein: MARKPPTKPRKNASQERSRATVDALVEATARILVREGFEKTSTNRIAEIAGVSVGSLYQYFPSKEALVAAVIDRHHDEIMGIVRTTLTEIMDMPIEKAVRRLVTVAIDAHRVNPGLHRVLAEQIPRAGKLDVEAFNREVHTLVRAYLDSRRKEMRKIDLDIATFICVSAIEAVAHNTVLNQAEILSEKTVRTLVDETTRMVVGFLRPST